From the Arvicola amphibius chromosome 2, mArvAmp1.2, whole genome shotgun sequence genome, one window contains:
- the Tmem214 gene encoding transmembrane protein 214 → MSAKAAGPGGWEVVKKGRRPGASGGGRGGGGGGDRRALGEANGVWKYDLSSPIQTTSTLYERGFVKVVKGQNKEQVPPPAAEPKKPAAKKQPKKVAAVNSQNQKQGLFRSLEDALRALDVAALQKELDKSQSVFTGNPSVWLKDLASYLNYKLQSPRSEPTLSQYPHDYPYSLVNRELRGIIRGLLTKAAGSLELFFDHCLFTMLQELDKTPGESLHGYRICIQAILKDKPKIVTSDLGKFLELLRSHQSRPAKCLTIMWALGQAGFANLTEGLKVWLGIMLPVLGIKSLSPFAIAYLDRLLLMHPNLTKGFGMIGPKDFFPLLDFAYMPNNSLTPSLQEQLCQLFPRLKVLAFGAKPESTLHTYFPSFLSRATPNCPAEMKKELLGSLTQCLTTDPLSTSVWRQLYPKHLSQSSLLLEHLLKSWEQIPKKARKSLQETIQSFRLANQELLKKGSSSNEHVISCDIACKGLLQQARGPRPPWARLFLLLLVFAIGFLCHDFRSHSSFQASLTGRLLRSSGFLPVGQQVCAKLYSSSLQSYNWLQETLALYSSHLIAVVQPGLQLAWTYTNATVRFLSAHCASYLACLGDSFTGFLQRVQLPEALQQLFHSLKELLLLFHHSVLLPMWHLLLVALAQAQEYCHEACRGEVTWDCIKTEFSEAARWTWLCLQDVTVAFLDWALAMISQQ, encoded by the exons ATGTCGGCCAAGGCAGCGGGCCCCgggggctgggaggtggtgaaGAAGGGCCGGCGACCTGGAGCAAGCGGCGGTGGacgaggaggcggcggcggcggtgatCGCCGAGCGCTGGGAGAGGCGAACGGAGTGTGGAAATACGACCTGAGCT CGCCAATCCAGACCACGAGCACTCTTTATGAGCGTGGCTTTGTGAAAGTCGTGAAGGGACAGAATAAAGAGCAAGTTCCACCTCCTGCTGCGGAGCCTAAGAAGCCAGCAGCCAAGAAACAGCCAAAGAAGGTGGCAGCTGTCAACAGCCAAAACCAGAAGCAGGGCCTATTCCGAAGCCTGGAGGATGCACTGAGAGCT CTGGATGTGGCAGCTCTGCAGAAGGAACTGGACAAGAGCCAGAGCGTGTTCACTGGGAACCCCTCTGTGTGGCTGAAGGACCTGGCCAGCTATCTCAACTACAAACTCCAGAGTCCCCGGAGCGAGCCCACCCTGAGCCAGTATCCGCATG ATTATCCCTACAGCCTCGTGAACCGAGAGCTGCGTGGGATCATCCGAGGGCTGCTGACCAAAGCTGCAGGGTCTCTGGAGCTCTTCTTTGATCACTGTCTGTTCACCATGCTGCAAGAGTTGGATAAGACACCAG GGGAGTCGCTACATGGATACCGCATCTGTATTCAAGCCATTCTGAAGGACAAGCCCAAGATTGTCACCTCAGACCTGGGCAAG TTCCTAGAACTTCTGAGGTCCCACCAGAGCCGACCAGCAAAGTGCCTGACCATCATGTGGGCCTTGGGGCAAGCAGGTTTTGCTAACCTCACCGAGGGACTGAAAG TGTGGCTGGGGATCATGCTGCCTGTGCTGGGCATCAAGTCTTTGTCTCCCTTTGCCATCGCATACCTGGACCGGCTGCTCCT GATGCATCCCAACCTCACCAAAGGCTTTGGCATGATTGGCCCCAAGGACTTCTTCCCACTTCTAGACTTTGCCTATATGCCCAACAACTCCCTAACCCCCAG CCTGCAGGAGCAGCTGTGCCAGCTCTTCCCCCGACTGAAGGTGCTGGCGTTTGGAGCAAAGCCAGAATCTACCCTGCACACCTACTTCCCTTCGTTCCTGTCCAGAGCCACCCCTAACTGTCCTGCTGAAATGAAGAAAGAG CTCCTGGGCAGCCTGACCCAGTGCCTGACTACGGACCCCCTCAGCACCAGCGTCTGGAGACAGCTGTACCCCAAGCACCTGTCACAGTCCAG CCTGCTGCTGGAACACTTGCTCAAGTCCTGGGAGCAGATTCCCAAGAAG GCTCGGAAGTCTTTGCAAGAGACCATTCAGTCCTTCAGGCTTGCCAACCAGGAACTGCTAAAGAAGGGCAGtagcagcaatgaacatgtcATCAGCTGTGATATAGCCTGCAAG gGCTTGTTGCAACAGGCACGGGGTCCTCGGCCGCCCTGGGCCCGGCTCTTCCTGTTGCTTCTGGTCTTTGCAATAGGATTCCTATGCCATGACTTTCGGTCACACAGCTCCTTCCAGG CCTCCCTCACAGGCCGGTTGCTTCGATCCTCTGGTTTCCTGCCTGTTGGCCAGCAAGTGTGTGCCAAGCTCTACTCCTCCAGCCTGCAAAGCTACAA CTGGCTGCAGGAAACATTGGCACTCTATAGCTCCCACCTGATTGCGGTGGTTCAGCCCGGTTTACAACTAGCCTGGACATACACCAATGCCACAGTCAGGTTCCTTTCTGCCCACTGTGCCTCCTACCTTGCCTGTTTAGGTGACAGCTTCACTGGCTTCTTGCAGAGG GTCCAGCTCCCTGAGGCCCTGCAGCAGCTCTTCCACTCCTTAAAGGAGCTGTTGCTGCTCTTCCACCACAGTGTGCTGCTGCCCATGTGGCATCTGCTGCTTGTGGCCCTGGCCCAAGCCCAGGAGTACTGCCATGAAGCCTGCAG AGGAGAAGTGACCTGGGACTGCATTAAGACAGAGTTCAGTGAAGCTGCCCGATGGACATGGCTCTGCCTACAGGACGTCACAGTAGCTTTCTTGGACTGGGCACTCGCCATGATATCCCAGCAATAG